The Solanum dulcamara chromosome 6, daSolDulc1.2, whole genome shotgun sequence genome contains the following window.
TTGTTTGGCGTGTTGGGCGTTGGATCTCCTCACCAATAGTAACTTTGAATCATGAGAGGACTGTTATATCGGAAAAgacagtttaaaattaatttcaactttatagagaaaaaatcaattttagaaaagaagagtcgtcacttaatttttttaaagaaattaagaaaacttaatttaaaagaccctaataGATTTATATcttaaaattttgagaaaatagaTAAGAgtttcttattttcactttgagaaggtgttaagtaCTCAAAGTGActgctaacgcgcggttatccaatgatctgaaaaattatttgactaactttgagaaaaaataatttaagtaaGAAAAACAATCACGAGTCTTTGACAAAGGaacttaatttaaaacatttaaagtaattttggaaatgaataaaattttagccaaaataaactaagaaaaaaGTCCTTTAATCATTTAAAGAGAAATAAAAGGTTGATGTAGTTTAGAGAATTAAGAAAAttcatcaaataaataaataagtaaataaaattgataaaatcatttaaacaaataaaccaacataaaagaaattagTTCTGCTTCTGGAgaaattaattaagttaaactagAATAAAGTTAGATATGTAAATTACAATCaaagataatataataatagaGGAAAGAATAAACTTGGGCTCCTGCCCAAGTTCAGATTAGAAAAAATTACTTGGGTGAACACTTTTTAATAATacatagcaatactatgataaatctgatatgtattaaaagtgaattatgcatgcaatataaatgtattataagtgttttataatatattatgtctgtttggtaagaaattgacagaATGTATTATAAGGGTATTAAACtgtataaaacttgtattatttGTGCTTTATAAACTATTtcactaatatgtattaaaattgtattataaatgtccagtgaaaaaaaatgttattgttataaatgataaatattttcttaatatagtatatctaCGTAAATTTTCCTTCAGATTATTGGGCTAATATTTATGTCAAGAAGATTTACAAACCTTTGGGGACAAATACAAACAATAATCTTTTGCACATGTTATTTATATTAAGATTAATGACGATATGCATGTCACATGGATAAActgtaaactaaaaatatactaAAGCATGAAAAAGACTAAATATGTTGAATCCATGTCAAAACAACAAACAGAAATGAGGCTAAGACCCAGAATTGTAACTACTAAAAAAAAGCTACTAtagtctgtagacatatggcaCTATTCCTGGATATTCAAGCTATGGACAAAGTTTCAAGCCTACAACACAGAAGAAACAAAGATAGAATACTATCACTATATAAGCTATGGAAATTATGAACaacaaatatattaatataaaaaatagacCTCACCGTTTTGTATTAGATTACACTCGGGTTATCTCAAATCTTTATATGAGCAGGAAAGCAAAACAAGATATATGATGAGGAAAGAAGTTTAACTAAAAAGTTGTGATTCCAAGAAGGATAACATCACGGTTTAAAGCTGAAACAAATATAAGCGGCATCTAGGACAGACAAGAACAGAGATTAGATACACCTATTGTATGAAATTAAGCTAGtattaaagaaaatttataaCAATGAGGAGGAAACCAAAGGTAAACAGAGTAGACTACAactacatttatattgtatcaACGAGGATGAGAACAAACAGTGAAGAAACCAAACGATGCGGCCAATGCATTACACCATTGAATCTAAATGAGTTCCAAACAATTTCAGCCCAACAATTTTAGCTAATTCCACGAATACAATGTCAAGTTAATCTTAAAATGAACCAAATAGATACTAGCTAATGCATTTCGAAACGGCAAACCTCAAGATTATATTTTTTACCAAATACTCGTCTCAAGGGagctatatattatgatattaacATTTACGCAGAAAGCTGAGAGTATAGCATAGCTACATACTAATAAAGGAACGCTTATCGCGTACGTAAAAAATAGAAGAGCCAAAAGAGCAGCGGAGTATTACCTTTTTGGTGGCAGCAAACTGAGCCGAGAATGAGCTAGCGATACCCGAGCTTGCACCACACAATTTCGACTCGAGAAGCAGAgaacaacaaacaaaattttCAGCTGTAGCCTCTAGTTTTCTCCAAATTTAGGTGTTCAAAGAGTTTTGTATTTCTTGAGTGAAACAGTGTATTCTTCAGGGTCAGAAGTCTTATagctaaaataaaaatttgaattcTAATAACCAATTGAGCGGGAGATCAGAGATTGATTGGAAAGGATGAAAGAGAAGTTAAATAAGAGGAAAACATACCCCTAAAAATCCGGATTCCATTGATATTTTCTGATTCAGATTAGATTTTGACAAGAAAATATGAATCAAAGTCAATAATAACGGCTCGAGAGGAAGATATTACCATTTGGACGGCGGATTTGAAATGTCGTCGGGGTTCATTGTTCTTGTCGAGGAAGGAGACGAAATAGTGTGTGAAGAATCGTATATGCGTGGTTTTGTACGTGGGTGTATGTACTCGtctttcttcttgttttttttgGGAAATTGGGGTGGGCTTCGTGATGTattatattgttgttggtttATTGGAATTATGTTGGGTAAATCACCTAAATgtacaatattcaaaaaatatttaccatatagagcaacataattattttaaccatatatagcaaattgtttgaattaaattaacTCTCACCCGCTATTTTCTCTTCCcctgtttctctccaaatttgctATACCAATATTCTCTCCAATCTTCTCACGCataattttctccaaaattaggACAATACTTAGCTTCATAGCTTCTCAACCACAACTTTCTACAATATTTGTACTCCAATTTTGGAATTAAGTGATATGTATTCGCTGGAATCTCACTTCTCAAAAGAAAACTTTTTGTTCTCCATAGCcaaaaagaggaagaagcaAACATGAGCAACAAATAGTACGATATTCAACAATATTCATACAAAATTTTCTccacaaatttttatttttattactgaTTTTCGTTTTTTTGATTGCAGCGATTACTTGTTCAAACTGTTGTTAATCGGCGATTTTTCTGTCGGCAAATCCTATTTTCTTCTCAGATTCGCCGTATGTTCATCTATTTAACTTTGATCTCCTATGTTTACAGTTTATTTGTATGTGTGAATGAACGTTTTGTGTTATATAATGATTAATGCGTATGTTATTGTAGAAGAATGACAAAATTTAGGTGAATGCAAATTTGAATCAGTTGAAGAATTATGATTTCTGAGTAGAGATCTGTGACTACTTAAATGTTTGAATGGTTGAATGTTTAATTGTTTGAAGGTTTGAATTGGATTGCATACCTATTTCATTTGCGATACACGATTTGTATTCAATTgtgattcaatatgaaagtttatttttgtttctacgTTTATCACAATTACTTGTTTActtgtttaatgtgtgtgtaatacagttttgttcaagtttaattcatttttgtggcctaCAAATCACTGAAGGTTGGTTTCATTAGATACAAATTTCATtcatgtctaattctcttctaattcaagtttaatgtgtatGTAATACGtttgttgttcaagtttaattcatttttgtggtctacagatcactgaaggttggttttgttagctacatgtttcattcgtgtctaatactcttctaattcaagtttaattcatttttgtggcttACAGAGAAGGCTGGTTTCATTAGCTACATGTTTCAGTTgtctctaattctcttttaattcaagtttaatgtgtgtgtaattcctttgttgttcaactttaattcatttttgtggcctaCAAATCACTGAAGGCTGGTTTCATTAGATACATGTTTccttcgtgtctaattctcttctaattcaagtttaatgtgtatGTAATACCtttgttgttcaagtttaattaatATACTGTGGAGAGGCAGGCCACTTTGCTAGGGAATGCACTAGCCAATCCGTGAACTGATTATGTATATgatctttctcttttttctatCCATCCTCtaattacttattttctttGCTGTGACATGTTTTTCGAGTTGTTATTTGATTAGATATATGATCAGTTAAGTTTTTGGTTGATGGATTTATATACAAGTATATAAAAAAGATGAAGGTTCAATTCTTGCACTTCAGGAAAATTTTTTATGcttataataaatatgatactatatacaatACACAGAGACACTCATATATTTGTGCTTCATGGAAAAAAGTTGAGAATTCACATGATGCATGATGTTGATTAAGTTGAGTGACTTCAGTTGTGAGCCTCATAATAAGTTTGTCCTACTATATTGCCTTTTATTTGGAATCTTTGTGATCTCTGCTTGTGtttatatttctatttttcttatttatttgtcGAGAATATACTACTTTCTTAGTCAAAgtaacaacgacaacaacataGCCAAACAGAACACTGATTTAATTTCCAAATCAGCATTTTCATTGGCATCTTCAAAAAAATATGCAGGAGAAAATATGGCTAATCTGGCTGTGCTACTTTACTTCAATGACCGATGGGATTCTAGCAAcaagtatattaattacttggcaGATGGTGTGTTGATAAATACTGATTCAATATTTGCTAGCCTCGTTTCTGTGATTGCTGCTCAATTGTCAATAGATACATCAACAAGTAAAGTTCAAATCAGATATAAGATTGATGAAAGGTCTCCtccaattcaaaatcataatgatATGAGAGTAAAAATGTATATTGAAACAAAAAAGGAACATAAAGATATGTCAAAATACCCTTTATGTGTCATAACCACTGAATCGATCAACTTGGAGAGTGATTCTACCTTAATTCCACTATTATGTTCAGACACTTCAGAAGACATAAGGATTACACACAATTCATACTTTTCTAATGTATTTAGGGGTATCGGTGATGCACTAGAATTAATTGGCTTTGAATCATGTGAGGAAGTTGATGAGCAAGAAGAAATACAACCAGGCATCATTATTAACCCCAATCaatctttttttgagaaagatcaagtttataaaaataaatatgtccTTACCAGTGCACTAAAAAGACATTCCATTCTTAAAACTTCGAATTCAAGATAATGAGATCAAGCTCAACATGATaagactcaaattcaagttagtttatactattaattgtctattaataatttttttcaacagCTATTCAATACAATGCCTCGGAGAAAACTGTAGTTGGAATTTATACGCTTCAAGCATGAATAAATCTCAATTGTTCGCTATTAGAGATTTTGAAAGTAAACACACGTATTTGTTGCTACATAATTCATTATCGGAATGACAAGCAACAAAGACAGTTGTGGGGAGTATTATTGTTGCCAAATATATTGATCCAGATGCCAACTACACACCAAGAGATATACAAAATGACATGTTACAAGAATATGGTGTGCGGATCACATATATGCAAGCTTGGAGAGCTAAAGAAAAAGCTCTTGAATTAGTCCGAGGTGATCCAGCTCAGTCATATGAAAAGTTGCCAAGTTACTTTCACATACTAGAGGCAACTTACCCTGATTCTTATATAAGATTGCACAAATCAGAGGATGACCATTTCCTATATGCATTTGTAGTTCTGTTTACATCGATAGAAGGATGGGAGTATTGTAGACcaattgtagttgttgatggaaCTTTTCTAAAAGGAACAAACAAAGGGACAATGCTAACAGCTAATACCTTAGATGCAGTAGGTGAGACTTTTCGAATACAATACTAATGCTTCTATAAATGAAATTCTAATTTGTATTAAAAGTCTGCACAatgtattaaaagtgtattacacatgaaacaaaaatgtattaaaaatatattaaacatTATACCTGATGCAGGGAGTATACTGCCTCTTGATTATGCCATTTTTAATTCAGAGAATGATGCATCTTGGAGGTgttttttaaaacattttagAGAGGCATTTGGTCAAAGATCAGAGATGTGTATCATTTCGGATAGGCATGCAAGCATTATTAAGGCAACTTCAAATGTCTATGATGAAATACCTTATTTCGCGTGTATATGGCACTTGTTgcaaaatataatgaaaaacTTCAGAAAGAGTCAGCAAAAGGTAACAGAATTGTTCTACTCTATGGCAAAAACATACACCACGGTAGAGTTTAATCAACATATGGAAATTATTGAGAAGATAAACAAGAGGATTAAAGACTACTTGCTGAACATTGGATACAACAAATGGTCACGTGTTCATGCTCAGGTAAATAGGACTTGGATGATGACATCAAACATTGCAGAATCAgtcaattcaagaacaagacatGCCAAAGTTCTTACAGTCTTGCACCTCCTAGAATTCATGAGACAACTTGTTCAAAAATGGAATAACAATAACAGGTCAAAAGCAATATTTTCAGGATTTTACCTTGggaaaaagtataaaaaaattctacaaCGTAACAAAACTGCATTGGAGAAATTAAGAGTATGGTATCTGTAAATTTCTTTttgctaatattttttcttctgattCACATGTAAcatctctctttcttatatttcttcttatttttatagGTTAGGGAGACAAATGAATATGTGTATACAGTATTTGATGGTATTACACGATTCACGGTATGTCTTCAACAACGTACATGCACATGTGGGAGATTTCAATTGGATGAGCTGCCATGTCCACATGCTTTGGCTGTTTTAATAACAAAATACACtggttatgaaaaatattgcTCTGATTACTACACAAGAGGGAATTTATTGTTGACATACCAGTTTCACTTGAATTTCCTCCAGATGAAAGCACTTGGAATATACCAACACACGTTCTTGAAGAGGTTGTACTTCCACCACTTGGAAAGAGACCTCCTGGGAGGCCAAAATATAAAAGACACACGCAATTGAGAGAAGATGgattcaaaaaatcaaaaataacatgcaGCAATTGTGGACAACAAAATCATAATAGGAAGACTTGCAAGAATGTTAGGCCTTTGAATTAAGAATAAAGAATGACatttgaaataaagaataaGCTCTGTTTGTTTTAGGTCATTAGTTTGCTACAAGAATTCATTTTTTAGGttaagtttaattcattttttgtggtctatagatcactgaaggctttttcattagctaaaattttcattctgtctaattctcttctaattcaactttagtgcgtatgtaattcatttttagttcaagtctaaTTCATTTGTGTGTTCTATGGATTAATAGAGGCTTTTTCAATAGCTACATTTTCCATTCTTTTCTAATTCTCTTCCAATTgaactttagtgtgtatgtaattcatttttgtgtttctatagatcactgaaggctttttcattagccacacttttcattcgtgtctaattctattataattcaactttaatatgtatgtaatttattttttattcaagtttaattcattttttattcaagtttaattcataatgcaggtttaagtttgataacactactgTAACACatcactgaaggctttttcattagctacaattttcattcgtgtctaattctcttctaattcaactttagtgtgtatgtaattcatttttagttcaag
Protein-coding sequences here:
- the LOC129892764 gene encoding uncharacterized protein LOC129892764, whose protein sequence is MCIISDRHASIIKATSNVYDEIPYFACIWHLLQNIMKNFRKSQQKVTELFYSMAKTYTTVEFNQHMEIIEKINKRIKDYLLNIGYNKWSRVHAQVNRTWMMTSNIAESVNSRTRHAKVLTVLHLLEFMRQLVQKWNNNNRSKAIFSGFYLGKKYKKILQRNKTALEKLRVRETNEYVYTVFDGITRFTREFIVDIPVSLEFPPDESTWNIPTHVLEEVVLPPLGKRPPGRPKYKRHTQLREDGFKKSKITCSNCGQQNHNRKTCKNVRPLN